Sequence from the Opisthocomus hoazin isolate bOpiHoa1 chromosome 7, bOpiHoa1.hap1, whole genome shotgun sequence genome:
ttgatgatcttcgaggtcttttccaaccttgatgattccatgattccctcttgatctgtctgttctgctgcccgctcatcatactctctctctttccctctttcctgtTCCTGTGCATAGTACATTGGAGAGTGAGGCTGTAtgtctagggagcctcgtctcgttagagctgcgagacatgcgtgttttctcttggCTGGAGGACAGACAAGTCACTGGACTTAcggaaaaggaaggagagaaggagagggaagcatctgaagcagcagtgtctcctggcaacgctgagagcgagagctgcggtgagtcccaggcccttggggccctgtcgcccctcttctgcatcccaagccccgccatggccccctctctttcctacagtgctgtgatgctatgattttttttttttttttttaaatttccccatacatcccctcttctgtttatgttttgcgtcctgctccctctccctctttttctccctccacaatttctctgccctgttccctgtTGGTGTTCTCCTTTGCGCCTGTACATGCTACTCTATGTCCCTgccttcttattcctcttcctcctccttccttctctttctctctgtatccttTTGTCTAGCTCACTGTCGCTGTTTTTTTCATCATGTATCTCACTGTTCCCgtcctccttcctgttcatgtcttactctctctgaccctttgcgctgctccctggccccctttgtttttttctccatactccGTCTCTTTGCAGAGCTCCTAATATACTTCTCATTTTTTCTGACACACTACGTGCTTCTCACAGTCTATGTCTTTCTCTCTCGTTATCGTTATTATGGTCTGTTGCTCTGTCTTGCATCCTGTCCTGTTGTTTCTCAGTGTATCCATTCGTTCCACTGCCTGCCCATATGCCTAttcctttctgtcctgttgaccatcccgggtgtttcttctccatctccatcctgccactgtcctgatctatctttttgtgccctgctctttctgtgtcttttcctgtgtccctgctgctttttttctctgtctctgtctagatgcctgtccctttcctttttcctcttgctgtcgttgtgccctgcttcctctcatggctttttctgcctttctctctctgcaccattcgctctcccatcctttctttttctatccccctgtacagctagctgtcccttttctcctttctctcttcctcggtatttttttctttcttcatacctctctcccactgtcctcccagtgctgtcctgctctctgtcccttttctctctctgtcattctgtcctgctccctgtgtctgtgttttaatttctccctctgtcctgcagcccagtgctttttttccccttcttccctgctgcccagctgaggcttttcccccctccatctctgtcctgctcccatgTCTCTtagttttgcctgtctttcactttatcctgcctccctgtccccttcttCTCTCTCAGTAttgccttgtcccgctccctgtctttctctgacaatctgtcctgctccttgtcctcctctccctttgctattattccctgtccttcttctggcctttccttccttccttctttttctatcctactgccccagtgcctctttctccactgctgttctgctccctggcccttgtttcctctcgccgtccctctgtcctgcttcctgttccagtttttctgtctctctatcctgctgcctgtctggttatTTCTtagtgtacctccctgtccagccggctctccctttttgcttttctctccttctctgtcctgcttcctggccctttcttctcctcctctctctctgtcctctagtcccttgctggtttgtgttggggttccaacccaaATCACCCCCTTCATctgattctttctttgtttcttagtaccttttttcctgttccctgtcatttttctctctttgtctgtGTGTTCTGCACTGTAggggatgggagtgggaggctgaaaaagggtgggaaactgggaggagggcgagtggaggctggaaaggggtaggaggttgcagagggctgGGAAACTGCGTTAAGTAGAGGACAGCAAAatggggggtgggaggctgacgaagggtgggaggccggaggggggcgaggggctgagtagaggccagaaaaataggagactggaaaggggtgggaagctgcagcggggtgggaggccctggggggtgagtagaggccagaaaaatatgaggctggggacgagagtagaggccagaaaaaaaaggaggccagaaagaggTGGGAGGATGGGTTAAGTAGAGCGAGAAAAATAGGaagtgggaggccgggggggcgaGTAGAGGCCATAAAACtaggaggtgggaggctgcagaggggtggaagGTTGGGGGAAGTGAGTACAGGCCAGAAAgacaggaggctggaaaggggtgggaggccgggggtgagagtagaggccagaaagaaaacgaggctggaaagaggtgggaggccgggggggggggggggggggggcgagagtagaggccagaaagaaaaggaggccggaaaggggtgcgaggctgcagaggggtgggaggccgggggcgagagtagaggccagaaagaaagagaggccggaaaggggtgggaggctgcagcggggtgggagaCCGGGGGAGCAAGTAGAGGCTAGAAAGGCTCTTTCCTCTGgcttctttatctctctttcctgcctcgtttattcctctgattcaagttttctctcgatctgtgtgttctgcttcccactcatcacattctctttttctctgtcctattcctgcatgtagtgtgcgtGTGAGGCTTATTGTCTAGCAAGCTGCATGTTGTATGAGTtataagacacccacatgcatttacTCTCAGGTGGAGAAGAGCCAAATGattggagttacagaagaagaagggaagagagaaggagagagaagcatctgaagtgtcaaagtctcctggcagcaccgagagcgagagctgcggtgagtcctgggccctcggggccctgtcacccctcttctgcatcccagtccctcccctggcttgctctctttcccacactgctacgattagtttttttttctgctcttgtgtaccttctttctccatctgtctctgacttgtccccatctttttagatcctccctctttctgccctgcagcccgtggcatttttttccttctttccctctttctgtttaCCTCCCGGTTAGAAGtattgcttttctccttctctgtcccatagcctgtcagtacttttgctgtctttggtgctctctgtctggctccttgtcccttgattcgaggccttccttctcggctccgtagcgcgtcacagatctactgctttctccatgtctattctattctatttcctcatctctctttgcccaggtccctgccgctattcttttttcctctgtcatgctgcagggtttttttttttggcatctccttcctgctccccgttcttcatttttggtctatgttctgctccctcttctttctgctgctgctcttcgtttctccatctctgtgggactgcctgtccccatccttctctcgctgtccctttccctgcttcgtgctttcttgTTACActgccgctgtccagccatctgtcatttttctcctctcttgtagtggcctgcaccttgctcctcatttttggcagctacTGTCCAGCAGCGCATCATTCCAGGAGCCGACTGACCAACTGTTCCCCACTGGACTGATGGGTGCAGCTCTGGgacggactgccgaggtgtcggaggggcagggggagcgtagGGGGCACCGAGGCTCAGAGCAGACCCGTTCCCCAGATTGATTCAGTGTGTGACTGAATAAATACCCATCATCTCTTTTGCCTTCCCAcctgtgtctgtgcttcctttacatgggacaaggggctgtgacggac
This genomic interval carries:
- the LOC142362089 gene encoding uncharacterized protein LOC142362089 isoform X3 — its product is MTKRNLVAAGASQLADLFSCRGWIQTLGPLKANTLESEAVCLGSLVSLELRDMRVFSWLEDRQVTGLTEKEGEKEREASEAAVSPGNAESESCGGEEPNDWSYRRRREERRREKHLKCQSLLAAPRARAAWPAPCSSFLAATVQQRIIPGAD
- the LOC142362089 gene encoding uncharacterized protein LOC142362089 isoform X2 is translated as MIPNLNVILCSRRKVCLLLLPTPVFLWHCCVPLLKPGHPTSEPAASEDQTAIAGPSHLYQQLCPKGLWSNPGTASGSSYLQGEDRQVTGLTEKEGEKEREASEAAVSPGNAESESCGGEEPNDWSYRRRREERRREKHLKCQSLLAAPRARAAWPAPCSSFLAATVQQRIIPGAD